From a single Sporosarcina oncorhynchi genomic region:
- the ligA gene encoding NAD-dependent DNA ligase LigA, which translates to MDRIEAEKRVQELTALLNEYGHAYYVRDNPLVPDSVYDRKLQELLAIEAEYPDLVFPDSPTQRVGGEILPGFTKVVHEFPMLSLSNAFNEEDIRDFDRRVQAGAGKDITYICELKIDGLAVSLKYDNGAFSQGATRGDGTVGEDITSNLKTIHAIPLKLAEPVTIEVRGEAYMPKRSFMRLNELRDENGEEPFANPRNAAAGSLRQLDPKIAASRNLSVFIYGVGGDGSAYGQDSHSDSLDYLASLGFETNSSSKRCKSIEEVIDYIESWQQRRQDLDYEIDGIVIKVDGYEDQEQLGFTAKSPRWATAYKFPAEEVHSRLLDIELSVGRTGVVTPTAILEPVRVAGTTVARASLHNEDLIREKDIRIGDAVIVRKAGDIIPEIVSVLIEQRTGTEEPYYMPEHCPVCDSELVRIEGEVALRCVNPQCPAQMKEAVIHFVSRNAMNIEGIGERVVDQLYTAELVNDAADLYALTKDQLLELERMGEKSATNLLTAIQVSKENSLEKLLFGLGIRHVGERASHILSEEFGTLEAIAEADAERLTSIHEIGDKVADSIITFFANEDVQKVIGKLKEHGVNMIYKGPDRQEVPTDGPFAGKTIVLTGKLSILTRNDAKAQIEALGGKVSGSVSKKTDLVIAGEDAGSKLTKAEELGITVWNETELIDALGEKE; encoded by the coding sequence ATGGATCGAATTGAAGCTGAAAAACGTGTGCAGGAACTGACGGCACTGTTGAATGAGTATGGGCATGCCTACTACGTGCGAGATAATCCGCTCGTGCCAGACTCCGTCTACGATCGTAAATTGCAGGAGTTGCTGGCCATTGAAGCCGAATATCCCGATCTTGTCTTTCCTGACTCTCCTACGCAGCGGGTAGGTGGAGAGATTCTTCCGGGCTTCACAAAAGTTGTCCATGAATTTCCGATGCTGAGCCTCTCCAATGCCTTCAATGAAGAGGACATTAGGGATTTTGATAGACGAGTCCAAGCGGGGGCAGGAAAAGATATTACGTATATATGCGAATTGAAAATAGATGGACTTGCTGTTTCATTAAAATATGACAACGGTGCATTCAGTCAAGGGGCAACGCGTGGAGACGGAACAGTCGGCGAAGATATTACTTCCAACTTGAAAACAATTCATGCCATCCCGCTAAAATTAGCAGAACCTGTCACAATTGAAGTCCGCGGAGAAGCGTATATGCCAAAACGCTCTTTCATGCGATTAAATGAACTGCGTGACGAAAATGGTGAAGAACCATTTGCAAATCCACGGAATGCAGCAGCAGGTTCACTCCGGCAATTAGATCCGAAAATCGCGGCCAGTCGAAATCTATCCGTATTTATCTATGGAGTTGGTGGAGATGGAAGTGCTTATGGGCAAGATAGCCATTCGGATTCCTTAGATTATCTTGCTTCACTCGGTTTTGAGACGAATTCATCAAGTAAGCGCTGCAAGTCAATTGAGGAAGTAATCGACTATATCGAATCTTGGCAACAGCGCAGGCAAGATCTTGATTATGAAATTGACGGGATCGTCATCAAAGTCGATGGGTATGAAGATCAGGAGCAGTTGGGTTTCACTGCAAAAAGTCCGCGCTGGGCAACGGCGTATAAATTCCCGGCGGAAGAAGTGCATTCGAGGTTGCTTGATATCGAACTGAGCGTCGGAAGGACAGGGGTTGTGACACCAACTGCAATCTTAGAACCAGTCCGTGTTGCTGGAACAACAGTTGCAAGGGCTTCCCTTCACAATGAAGATCTCATCCGTGAGAAGGATATCCGAATTGGGGATGCGGTCATTGTTCGTAAAGCAGGAGATATCATCCCTGAAATCGTTAGCGTCCTCATAGAACAGCGTACAGGAACAGAAGAACCTTACTATATGCCTGAACATTGTCCCGTATGTGATTCTGAACTAGTCCGTATTGAAGGGGAAGTAGCGCTTCGTTGCGTGAATCCACAATGCCCTGCGCAGATGAAAGAAGCAGTCATTCACTTTGTTTCGCGAAATGCCATGAATATTGAAGGGATTGGCGAGCGTGTTGTCGACCAATTATATACGGCGGAACTTGTGAATGATGCGGCTGATTTGTATGCGCTGACGAAAGATCAGCTGCTGGAATTAGAGCGTATGGGAGAGAAATCAGCGACGAATTTACTGACAGCCATCCAGGTATCTAAGGAGAATTCATTAGAAAAACTGTTGTTTGGTCTAGGAATACGTCATGTAGGTGAACGGGCATCACATATCCTATCTGAAGAATTCGGCACACTTGAAGCGATAGCAGAAGCGGATGCAGAGCGCCTTACTTCCATCCATGAAATCGGCGACAAAGTAGCTGATTCAATCATCACGTTTTTTGCGAATGAAGATGTCCAAAAGGTGATTGGCAAACTGAAAGAGCACGGCGTGAATATGATCTATAAAGGACCTGATCGCCAGGAAGTTCCGACGGATGGCCCTTTTGCGGGAAAGACAATCGTTTTGACAGGCAAGTTATCAATATTGACGAGGAACGATGCAAAAGCACAAATAGAAGCACTTGGCGGCAAAGTGAGCGGCAGTGTCAGTAAAAAGACGGACCTCGTTATCGCGGGTGAAGATGCCGGTTCAAAGCTGACAAAAGCTGAAGAGCTTGGTATCACCGTCTGGAATGAAACAGAGTTAATAGACGCGCTCGGTGAAAAGGAGTAA
- the pcrA gene encoding DNA helicase PcrA, whose translation MKKIAEDLLVGMNPEQTRAVKTTEGALLIMAGAGSGKTRVLTHRIAYLIVEKNVYPSNILALTFTNKAAREMRDRIDGLLGPGTGERMWVSTFHSMCVRILRRNVDRIGISKNFTILDSSDQLTAVKNVLKERNIDSKQYDPRSMLNAISSAKNECIDAETFKGQINPQNPYEKTIADVYEGYSKKLRQNQSLDFDDLIMMTLTLFERVPDVLDYYQNKFQYIHVDEYQDTNNAQYRLVKMLAAKFRNICVVGDSDQSIYRWRGADIGNILSFEKDYKDAAVILLEQNYRSTKTILRAANDVIKNNESRYDKELRTDNDEGTAITVYKASDEKDESQFIVQKIIELKEEHGLSLDQFAVLYRTNAQSRMIEEYLVKSNLDYTIVGGTKFYDRKEIKDLLAYLRLIANNDDDLALSRIINEPKRSIGATSFERMALFALENERSILDALQEVHFMGLTARAANEAVKFKEMIAGFSQMQEYLSVTELVEQVIDKSGYRAMLEAEKSIESESRLENINEFLSVTEAFEKRAEEDDSDRSLVAFLTDLALIADIDSLDKEENQATEKIVLMTMHAAKGLEFPVVFVIGMEENIFPHSRSIGDNEEMEEERRLAYVAITRAEQMLFLTAASYRTIFGRTNYNNPSRFLNEISPDIIEVKSNDNQGFGSGGFGRAAAPVRPAVIKPVYKTSGGEKMGWKAGDKAAHKKWGTGMVVSVKGTADDVELDIAFPEPVGVKRLLAKFAPIEKA comes from the coding sequence ATGAAAAAAATAGCGGAAGATTTACTTGTCGGCATGAACCCCGAACAAACCCGTGCAGTGAAAACAACGGAAGGCGCTCTCTTGATCATGGCAGGTGCAGGTTCCGGTAAAACACGAGTGCTGACTCACCGGATTGCATACTTGATTGTGGAGAAGAATGTTTACCCATCCAATATTCTTGCCCTCACATTTACAAATAAAGCGGCACGCGAAATGCGTGACCGAATTGACGGTTTGCTTGGTCCCGGAACAGGAGAGCGTATGTGGGTATCCACATTCCACTCGATGTGTGTTCGTATCTTGCGTAGAAATGTCGATCGCATCGGTATATCCAAAAACTTTACAATACTAGATTCCTCGGATCAGCTGACGGCTGTTAAAAACGTGTTAAAAGAACGTAATATCGATTCGAAACAATACGATCCACGATCCATGCTTAACGCGATTAGCTCCGCAAAGAACGAATGCATTGATGCTGAGACGTTCAAAGGCCAAATCAATCCTCAAAACCCGTATGAAAAAACAATAGCGGATGTCTATGAAGGCTATTCGAAAAAGTTGCGTCAGAACCAATCGCTCGATTTTGACGACTTGATTATGATGACGCTCACGCTGTTTGAACGCGTTCCTGATGTACTTGACTATTACCAAAACAAGTTTCAGTACATCCATGTAGACGAATACCAAGATACGAACAATGCACAATACCGACTCGTTAAAATGCTTGCAGCCAAATTCCGTAATATCTGTGTTGTCGGAGACTCGGATCAGTCTATCTATAGATGGCGCGGAGCGGATATCGGCAATATCCTGTCATTCGAAAAGGATTATAAAGATGCAGCTGTCATCCTGCTTGAACAGAATTACCGTTCCACGAAGACAATTTTAAGAGCGGCAAACGACGTGATTAAGAATAACGAGAGTCGTTATGATAAAGAACTGCGGACAGATAATGATGAAGGAACTGCCATTACTGTCTATAAAGCGTCAGATGAAAAAGATGAATCACAGTTCATTGTGCAGAAAATTATCGAGCTGAAAGAGGAACATGGACTATCACTCGATCAATTCGCCGTGCTCTATCGTACAAATGCGCAGTCCCGGATGATTGAAGAGTATTTAGTGAAATCCAATTTGGACTATACGATTGTCGGTGGTACGAAGTTTTATGACCGTAAGGAAATCAAGGATTTATTAGCTTATTTACGGCTAATTGCAAATAATGATGATGATTTGGCGCTCTCTAGAATTATCAATGAACCAAAACGGAGCATAGGTGCAACTTCCTTCGAACGAATGGCATTGTTTGCACTCGAAAATGAACGGTCCATACTTGATGCACTTCAGGAAGTTCATTTTATGGGATTGACAGCAAGAGCGGCCAATGAAGCTGTAAAGTTCAAGGAAATGATTGCAGGATTCTCGCAAATGCAGGAATACTTGTCAGTTACCGAATTGGTTGAACAAGTGATTGATAAGTCCGGATATCGAGCGATGCTGGAAGCTGAAAAATCCATCGAATCAGAGAGTCGACTAGAGAATATTAATGAGTTTTTATCTGTAACGGAAGCATTTGAAAAACGAGCGGAAGAAGACGATAGCGACCGCTCGCTTGTTGCATTCCTGACAGACCTGGCATTAATAGCAGACATCGATTCGTTGGATAAAGAAGAGAACCAAGCAACAGAAAAAATCGTCCTTATGACGATGCATGCGGCAAAAGGGCTTGAGTTCCCCGTTGTTTTCGTTATTGGGATGGAAGAGAATATCTTCCCGCATTCACGGTCAATCGGTGACAATGAAGAAATGGAAGAGGAGCGCAGACTCGCTTATGTGGCGATTACGCGTGCTGAACAGATGCTGTTTTTGACAGCCGCTTCTTACCGGACGATTTTCGGGCGTACGAATTATAATAATCCGTCACGCTTCCTCAATGAAATTTCGCCGGATATTATTGAAGTGAAATCGAATGACAATCAAGGTTTCGGTTCGGGTGGATTCGGCCGAGCTGCGGCTCCCGTCCGACCTGCTGTCATTAAACCTGTATACAAAACGAGTGGCGGAGAGAAGATGGGATGGAAGGCCGGTGACAAAGCCGCCCATAAAAAATGGGGAACAGGCATGGTCGTCAGTGTGAAGGGAACGGCAGATGACGTGGAACTGGATATCGCATTCCCTGAACCAGTTGGCGTAAAAAGGCTGCTTGCCAAATTCGCTCCAATAGAAAAAGCATAA
- a CDS encoding heptaprenylglyceryl phosphate synthase, giving the protein MDMKSWRHAFKVDPAKTITDADLEKLAESGTDALIVGGSDGVDLENVLDLLARIRRYSVPVALEVSTVESVTPGFDFYFIPTVLNSTKTEWINGIHHAALKEYGHMMNWDEVMTEGYCIMNPDCTAAKLTGVQEIPDEDDVVAYARMAEHLFKLPVFYLEYSGRFGEPSVVKAAGRVLDNTRLFYGGGITNAEEAKTMAALADTVIVGNVIYTNLSAALSTVEAVKSVTHR; this is encoded by the coding sequence ATGGATATGAAATCTTGGCGCCACGCCTTTAAAGTGGATCCTGCAAAAACGATAACAGATGCCGATTTGGAGAAGCTTGCTGAGTCAGGTACAGATGCATTGATTGTTGGCGGCAGTGACGGAGTGGACTTGGAGAACGTCCTGGATTTGTTGGCGCGCATACGCAGATATTCTGTACCCGTTGCACTAGAAGTATCGACTGTCGAATCGGTGACGCCGGGCTTTGATTTCTATTTCATCCCGACAGTATTGAACTCTACGAAAACGGAATGGATTAACGGCATTCACCATGCGGCTTTGAAAGAATATGGTCATATGATGAATTGGGATGAAGTGATGACGGAAGGATATTGCATCATGAACCCGGACTGCACAGCCGCAAAACTGACAGGTGTACAGGAAATACCAGATGAAGATGATGTCGTCGCCTATGCACGCATGGCTGAACATTTGTTCAAGCTGCCTGTCTTTTACTTGGAGTACAGTGGAAGGTTTGGTGAACCGTCCGTTGTCAAAGCAGCAGGACGAGTTCTCGACAACACACGACTTTTCTATGGAGGCGGCATTACAAATGCGGAAGAGGCGAAAACGATGGCAGCTCTCGCGGACACAGTAATCGTTGGTAATGTGATTTATACGAATCTTTCTGCAGCACTTTCGACTGTCGAGGCAGTCAAATCAGTTACCCATAGATAA
- a CDS encoding YerC/YecD family TrpR-related protein, giving the protein MQIDKIRSEQTDQLFNAILQLKDLEECYSFFDDLSTMSELQSLAQRLEVAHALKQKKTYDRIQNDTGASTATISRVRRCVDYGSGGYNLILNRLYPGLEEQTHKK; this is encoded by the coding sequence ATGCAAATCGATAAAATTCGCAGTGAACAGACGGACCAGCTATTCAATGCCATACTACAATTGAAGGATTTGGAAGAATGCTATTCGTTTTTCGACGATCTTTCCACAATGAGTGAACTACAATCATTGGCTCAACGACTAGAAGTCGCTCATGCATTGAAACAAAAGAAGACATATGACAGAATTCAAAATGATACAGGAGCAAGTACAGCGACGATTTCAAGAGTAAGACGCTGTGTAGACTATGGATCGGGCGGGTACAACTTAATCCTGAACAGACTTTACCCTGGGTTGGAAGAGCAAACACATAAGAAATGA
- a CDS encoding DUF3048 domain-containing protein gives MPGKKRGWLFVIAIMMLLLSAACSKKEKTVEEPVTPEPEENLVAMDEPEETEEPEEDGMLLYQSPFTGVSSEEENWGRPVLATINNHPLARPQSGISQADVVYEFLAEGNVTRYLALFQSELPERIGPVRSARDYFIHMAKGMDAFYVAHGYSPDAKALLDKRYVDNVNGMQYDGTLFRRSSDRKAPHNSYITGENVMAAMEKTNSEIELTKIPPFVFHDSVEDAKMGDSASLIVVRFSQSNDFISTFAYDAENGLYNRTVNGKLTVDKEGDVPVGVSNVIVMEAAHKTIDNVGRQAVDIESGGKAIIFQAGVAKEMEWKNIDGFLVPVENGVPVKLVPGKTWIHVVPTYSGISKAVTYTP, from the coding sequence ATGCCAGGGAAAAAGAGAGGATGGCTGTTCGTTATTGCCATCATGATGTTGCTGTTGTCGGCCGCGTGTTCAAAAAAAGAGAAAACGGTGGAGGAGCCAGTCACTCCTGAACCGGAAGAGAATCTTGTCGCAATGGACGAGCCTGAGGAGACTGAGGAGCCCGAAGAGGATGGAATGCTCCTATATCAGTCGCCGTTTACAGGTGTATCTAGCGAGGAGGAAAATTGGGGAAGACCCGTACTTGCAACCATCAACAACCATCCATTAGCACGTCCGCAATCCGGAATCAGTCAAGCGGATGTCGTCTATGAATTTCTTGCAGAAGGAAATGTGACGCGTTATCTAGCATTATTTCAAAGTGAACTGCCGGAAAGAATTGGACCTGTTCGCAGTGCACGTGATTATTTCATCCATATGGCAAAAGGAATGGATGCGTTCTACGTAGCACATGGGTATAGCCCTGATGCAAAAGCGCTATTGGATAAGCGCTACGTCGATAATGTAAACGGGATGCAATATGACGGCACATTGTTTAGAAGATCCTCAGATCGGAAAGCGCCGCATAATTCCTATATAACAGGGGAAAACGTTATGGCTGCAATGGAAAAGACGAATTCCGAAATCGAATTAACGAAGATTCCGCCGTTTGTTTTCCATGATTCAGTGGAAGATGCTAAAATGGGAGACAGCGCTTCATTGATTGTCGTCCGTTTCAGTCAGAGTAACGATTTCATTAGCACATTTGCCTATGATGCTGAAAACGGTTTGTACAATCGCACTGTTAATGGGAAATTGACAGTGGATAAAGAAGGAGACGTGCCAGTAGGCGTCTCGAATGTCATTGTCATGGAAGCTGCACATAAGACGATTGATAATGTGGGCAGACAAGCTGTCGATATTGAGAGTGGTGGCAAAGCGATTATATTCCAGGCAGGCGTTGCAAAAGAAATGGAATGGAAGAATATTGATGGATTCCTAGTTCCAGTTGAAAACGGAGTTCCTGTAAAGCTTGTTCCGGGTAAAACGTGGATTCATGTAGTACCTACGTATTCGGGGATTTCCAAAGCAGTTACGTATACTCCTTGA
- a CDS encoding adenine deaminase C-terminal domain-containing protein — protein sequence MWGQQAIYKQIEIINGKAAPNLIIQNAEYVHSILKKWVTGNIWIADDRIVYAGERMPAMMEEAEIMDATGKKIVPGYIEPHVHPFQLYNPETFAEYAGQRGTTTFLSDNLTFFMLLGNEKAFKVIEQLNELPFSFYWWARFDSQTVLKNEKEVFNAKDIGEWLQRDDVLMGGELTGWPRLMNGDQDMMAALLSAKKAGKKIEGHLPGASERTLARMKLFGTDGDHEAMTIEEVEARLLQGYAVTLRHSSIRPDLPLLLKGVLEKELDVFDQLMMTTDGSTPSFHVDGVMDKCIQVALDAGVKPIDAYLMASYNVARYYNIADRHGVIATGRYATFNFLEDEMNPVPTDVLSKGKWLLKNRQPISSFTVVDWSLIPKCELDFDLDEKDFEFSDSIGIEMVNDVITKPYKVTIDSSVDKLAADHDESFLMLLDRNGKWRLNTFIKGFAHGIQGFASSYSNTGDIILIGKDKSQMLKAFREMKRISGGMVLMEKGERIACLELPIGGGLSASPVGELIEEEMEMKKALSERGYKHGDAVYTFLFLQSTHLPYVRATQIGLYNVMKNEILIPVSER from the coding sequence ATGTGGGGCCAACAAGCTATTTATAAACAGATAGAGATCATTAACGGAAAAGCAGCACCAAACTTAATCATTCAGAATGCAGAATACGTACATTCCATTTTGAAAAAATGGGTGACAGGGAATATATGGATTGCAGATGACCGTATCGTCTATGCGGGTGAACGTATGCCGGCGATGATGGAAGAGGCTGAAATTATGGATGCGACGGGTAAGAAAATTGTGCCTGGCTATATTGAACCGCATGTCCATCCATTCCAATTGTATAATCCTGAAACGTTTGCTGAATATGCAGGACAGCGCGGAACAACGACGTTCCTTTCGGATAATTTGACGTTCTTCATGTTGCTTGGCAATGAAAAAGCGTTTAAGGTTATTGAACAATTGAATGAATTGCCTTTTTCATTCTATTGGTGGGCGCGGTTTGATTCGCAAACGGTGTTGAAAAATGAAAAAGAGGTTTTTAATGCAAAAGATATAGGGGAATGGCTACAAAGAGATGATGTGCTCATGGGCGGCGAATTGACCGGATGGCCGCGGCTTATGAATGGCGATCAGGATATGATGGCGGCACTTCTATCTGCTAAAAAAGCAGGGAAGAAAATTGAAGGTCATCTACCGGGTGCGTCTGAGCGTACACTGGCAAGGATGAAACTGTTCGGGACAGATGGTGACCATGAAGCAATGACGATAGAAGAAGTGGAAGCGCGTCTTCTTCAGGGATATGCAGTGACGCTTCGTCATTCATCCATTCGTCCAGACTTGCCGCTATTACTAAAGGGTGTTCTCGAAAAAGAATTGGATGTCTTCGATCAGCTCATGATGACGACAGACGGCTCAACGCCATCATTCCATGTAGATGGCGTCATGGATAAATGTATCCAAGTCGCACTGGATGCAGGCGTTAAACCGATTGATGCGTATTTGATGGCCTCTTACAATGTCGCCCGTTACTATAATATCGCTGACAGGCACGGAGTGATTGCGACAGGGAGATATGCCACATTCAATTTCTTAGAGGATGAAATGAATCCGGTACCAACGGATGTCCTGTCAAAAGGAAAGTGGTTATTAAAAAACCGTCAACCGATTAGCAGCTTCACTGTAGTGGATTGGTCGTTAATCCCGAAGTGTGAATTAGATTTTGATCTTGATGAAAAAGACTTTGAATTCTCCGATTCCATAGGGATTGAAATGGTCAATGATGTTATAACGAAACCATATAAAGTGACAATTGACAGTAGCGTGGACAAACTGGCGGCTGATCATGATGAAAGTTTCCTTATGCTGCTCGATCGAAATGGTAAGTGGCGTTTGAATACATTCATTAAAGGCTTTGCACATGGCATTCAAGGATTTGCGTCCTCGTATTCCAATACAGGGGACATCATTCTTATCGGAAAGGACAAGTCGCAGATGCTAAAGGCTTTCCGTGAAATGAAACGCATATCCGGTGGCATGGTGTTGATGGAAAAGGGTGAGAGAATTGCTTGTCTCGAACTTCCCATCGGCGGTGGATTGTCTGCGTCCCCTGTAGGTGAATTGATTGAAGAGGAAATGGAAATGAAGAAAGCACTAAGTGAACGTGGATATAAGCATGGCGACGCAGTCTATACATTCCTGTTCCTGCAGTCGACTCATCTGCCTTATGTCCGTGCAACTCAGATAGGCCTTTATAATGTTATGAAAAATGAAATACTCATTCCGGTTTCGGAAAGATAG
- a CDS encoding spore germination protein, producing the protein MDSQQDHYKPHLFAKIIEKLGKSDDLVHTPMQVSEEKAQVLFLKSVINVTELQQLVIKPFFEMKSEEGFLQYIRSLPNQIEFTDETSLLVNMTKGMLLINVRQHYILLDIKKVNTDIVQLNSLEPSIHGPQYGFSESLETNINLLRHRYSEPSLVVEVSELKDRAKSSFAIIYDDETVDKNVLTLLKKRLNEIENPLIQSSADLENYLNQRKATLFPTTLLTERPDRMIYNLTAGKIIVIVDGSPQATIVPAVFFDFMVSMDDHYHNFWASLLTKFLRYAGLFTCILLPSIYVAIISFNPDVIRTELALTVAGSRIGVPYPSYIEVLFMLIFIELLTEASIRLPKAVSATATTVGGLILGTAVVEAALASNIMIIVVSLVAISTFVIPINEMSFSVRSTRFLLLLYTTFFGLAGVIVGFIGIIIFLANKESFGTPYLAVYWKNRTKELKVNGK; encoded by the coding sequence ATGGACTCACAACAGGATCACTACAAACCGCATCTTTTCGCGAAAATCATTGAGAAGCTAGGGAAATCCGACGATTTAGTTCATACACCGATGCAAGTGTCCGAGGAAAAGGCACAAGTGCTATTCCTAAAAAGTGTCATCAATGTAACTGAACTACAACAGCTGGTCATCAAACCATTTTTTGAAATGAAATCTGAAGAAGGATTTTTACAATATATCCGGTCCTTACCAAATCAAATTGAATTCACTGATGAAACATCACTTCTCGTTAACATGACAAAAGGGATGCTTCTCATCAATGTTCGACAACACTACATTTTATTGGATATTAAAAAAGTCAATACCGATATTGTTCAACTGAACTCCCTCGAACCTTCAATTCACGGACCACAATATGGTTTTAGTGAAAGTCTTGAGACAAACATCAATCTGTTGCGGCATCGTTATTCAGAACCTTCCCTCGTTGTTGAAGTGAGTGAACTGAAAGATCGTGCAAAATCATCTTTCGCAATTATTTATGACGATGAGACCGTTGATAAGAATGTTTTGACATTGTTAAAGAAACGTTTGAACGAAATTGAAAATCCGCTCATCCAATCGTCCGCCGATTTAGAGAATTATCTCAATCAGCGCAAGGCAACACTATTTCCGACGACTCTATTGACAGAGAGACCAGATCGAATGATCTATAACCTCACGGCTGGAAAGATTATCGTCATCGTCGATGGTAGCCCGCAAGCTACGATTGTACCAGCCGTATTTTTTGATTTCATGGTTTCCATGGATGACCATTACCATAATTTCTGGGCATCATTGCTGACCAAATTCTTACGATATGCGGGACTGTTTACATGTATTCTGTTGCCTTCAATTTATGTAGCAATCATTTCATTTAATCCTGACGTTATCCGAACAGAATTGGCATTGACGGTTGCTGGAAGTAGAATCGGTGTACCCTATCCGTCCTACATTGAAGTACTGTTCATGCTTATATTTATTGAATTATTGACAGAAGCGAGTATTCGTCTTCCAAAAGCTGTCAGCGCAACAGCGACGACAGTAGGAGGCCTCATCTTAGGTACAGCTGTAGTCGAAGCGGCACTCGCTTCCAATATTATGATTATCGTCGTTTCACTTGTCGCTATTTCAACTTTCGTCATCCCCATCAACGAGATGAGCTTCTCTGTTAGATCGACGCGCTTTCTACTGTTGCTATATACAACATTTTTTGGGTTGGCAGGCGTAATCGTTGGGTTTATTGGAATCATCATATTCTTAGCGAATAAGGAGAGTTTCGGAACGCCCTATTTAGCAGTTTACTGGAAGAATCGCACAAAAGAATTGAAGGTGAATGGGAAATGA
- a CDS encoding GerAB/ArcD/ProY family transporter, giving the protein MNRFLYYLIIINMIANIVASVPRILLAESTNGAITSMILGTFAGLFITIVTIKFYAAYPKTDLMELLNTHTRKWFSILALLYFAINWYIAGLITLITFTFILIRFLTPEMPLVVILFSLLVVILGGILIKTKSILFMFEVVIVLFCPLIIFLLVKTGFNNVFVIDYVRIAMMHINEMPSYSALTATSYLYIGIVNLAVFNKFFSHKKKITFLPIFILTIVGVVVLGLTYFAPIGVGGFDEIERLIYPWISTSDSIRMKFGLVERLLFIFLLVFLAIAIMSIIIHWHGASKLLQGAFSRKWFNWKGHDLSPFLYIILFSLIALIAMINLTEHQLFKLTQFFFNLLPSFFGISMFVFFTINRRAKR; this is encoded by the coding sequence ATGAACCGTTTTCTTTATTATCTGATCATCATTAATATGATCGCTAATATCGTTGCGTCTGTCCCACGAATTTTATTGGCGGAAAGCACAAATGGCGCGATTACCTCTATGATTCTTGGCACATTTGCGGGACTATTCATTACTATTGTCACGATAAAGTTCTACGCTGCTTATCCAAAAACAGATTTGATGGAATTATTGAATACGCATACGCGAAAATGGTTTTCTATTCTTGCCTTACTTTACTTTGCAATCAATTGGTATATTGCCGGTCTGATTACACTCATTACTTTCACATTCATTCTTATTCGCTTTCTGACACCTGAAATGCCTCTCGTTGTGATCCTTTTCAGCCTGTTGGTTGTTATATTGGGTGGTATTCTCATCAAAACAAAAAGTATATTATTCATGTTTGAAGTTGTAATCGTTCTATTCTGTCCACTTATTATTTTTCTTCTCGTAAAAACAGGATTCAACAATGTTTTTGTTATCGACTATGTAAGAATCGCCATGATGCATATTAACGAAATGCCGAGCTACTCAGCTTTAACTGCAACAAGTTATCTATATATCGGCATTGTCAATTTAGCAGTTTTCAATAAATTTTTTAGTCATAAAAAAAAGATAACGTTTCTCCCCATTTTCATACTTACCATCGTAGGTGTTGTTGTTTTGGGTCTCACATACTTTGCACCGATTGGTGTCGGTGGATTTGATGAAATTGAACGGCTCATTTATCCATGGATTTCCACGAGTGATTCCATTCGAATGAAATTCGGTCTCGTAGAACGCCTCCTCTTTATTTTTCTGCTCGTTTTTTTAGCGATTGCCATTATGAGCATCATCATTCATTGGCATGGAGCAAGTAAGCTGTTGCAAGGTGCTTTTTCACGTAAATGGTTTAATTGGAAGGGCCATGATCTGTCTCCATTCTTGTACATCATTCTTTTCTCGCTTATTGCATTGATCGCGATGATTAATCTGACTGAACACCAATTGTTTAAACTCACCCAGTTTTTCTTCAATCTACTTCCTAGTTTCTTTGGGATTTCAATGTTTGTATTCTTCACTATTAATAGGAGGGCTAAGAGATGA